CTCGCGTTGCGGGGCACCGACTCGACCATCTCGTACTGCTGCGGGGTCTTGAACGGGGCGAGCCGGCCGGACAGGAACCCGGCCAGTTCCCGGGCGTCGGCGCGTTCGCCGGGCCGGGGTACGACGAAGGCATGCACCGCCTCGCCCCAGCGCTCGTCCGGCACCCCGATCACGGCCGCCTCGGCGACCGCCGGGTGCTTGGCGAGCGCCGCCTCCACCTCGGCCGGGTAGACGTTCTCCCCACCCACAATGATCATGTCCTTGATCCGGTCGCGGATGAACAGGTAGCCGTCCTCGTCCAGGTAGCCGGCGTCACCGGTGTGCACCCAGCCGTCGACGAGCGTCTGCGCGGTCGCCTCCGGCCTGTTCCAGTACTCCAGCATCGCGGCCGGGGTGCGCAGCAGCACCTCGCCGATCTCCCCGGCGGGCAGCCGCCGGCCACCCTCGCCGACGACCGCGACCTCGAAGCCCGGGTACGGCCGGCCGGCCGCCTGCAACCTGGTGCTGCCGATGTAGTGGTCGGCCGGGGGAAGGCACATCGCGGTGTTGCCGGTCTCGGTGAGTCCGTAGATCTGCGCGAAGTCGCAGTCGAACGTCTTGATGCACTCGGCGAGCAGCGGCTCGGAGATGGGCGAGCCACCGTAGACGACCTTGCGAACGGCGGTGAAGTCCGCGCTGCCCACGCCGGGCTCGGCCAGCACCAGGCGCAGCATCGCCGGCACCATGCCGGCGACCGTGACACCCTCGGCACGGATCAGCGCGACCGTCTCCGCCGGCGTGAACACGGGCATCACGATGTTGGTGATCCCGGCGGCCAGCCCCTGCACCACCCACCAGAGGCCACCGATGTGGAAGCCCGGCACGCAGACCAGGCTCCGGTCGCCGTCGTGCCAGTCCAGCCAGTCCAGACCGGCTCCGGCCAGCGCCTCGCGCACCGCGAAGAAGCTGCGGTGGGCGAGTACGACCCCCTTGGGCAGGCCGGTCGTGCCGCTGGTGTAGATCTGCGCGACCGCGTCGTCGGGGTCGACGCGGGTCAGCGGGTTGGTGTCCGGGTGGGGCGCGATCCACTCGACGAAACCGGCGCCCGGGGCGTCCGGCCGGTCCAGCCGGACCACCCGCAGGCCGGGTCGCTCGGCGGCGATCCGGTCGGCGGTCGCCTCGGCGTCGGCGTCGACGAAGAGCAGCGTCGCGCCGGAGTCA
This is a stretch of genomic DNA from Micromonospora sp. WMMD1082. It encodes these proteins:
- a CDS encoding fatty acid--CoA ligase; this translates as MSTPMRTLVDVVRAHAARRADVTAVQCAGRSVSYADLQAASNRAAHAIRAAGLRRGDRIAWYGKDSEHYYELLLGIAKAGAVLVPVNWRLAADEVEHVLSDSGATLLFVDADAEATADRIAAERPGLRVVRLDRPDAPGAGFVEWIAPHPDTNPLTRVDPDDAVAQIYTSGTTGLPKGVVLAHRSFFAVREALAGAGLDWLDWHDGDRSLVCVPGFHIGGLWWVVQGLAAGITNIVMPVFTPAETVALIRAEGVTVAGMVPAMLRLVLAEPGVGSADFTAVRKVVYGGSPISEPLLAECIKTFDCDFAQIYGLTETGNTAMCLPPADHYIGSTRLQAAGRPYPGFEVAVVGEGGRRLPAGEIGEVLLRTPAAMLEYWNRPEATAQTLVDGWVHTGDAGYLDEDGYLFIRDRIKDMIIVGGENVYPAEVEAALAKHPAVAEAAVIGVPDERWGEAVHAFVVPRPGERADARELAGFLSGRLAPFKTPQQYEMVESVPRNASGKVLRRELRDRFWRGHERLVN